A single Pantoea rwandensis DNA region contains:
- a CDS encoding LysR family transcriptional regulator, protein MAKINWRHIEIFHAVMTSGNLTQAAALLHTSQPTVSRELARLEQQLGLELFERVRGRLQPTVQGLRLYEEVQRSWYGLDRIMDAAEGLRQFRQGELSIACLPVFSQSLLPPLLQPFLQRYPQVSLNIIPQESPLLEEWLSAQRYDLGLTETQHAPAGTERVPLLTCDEVCVLPPHHPLCQREVLTPQDFQGENYVSLSRSDSYRQLLDSLFHEQEVERRLVLETHSAASVCAMVRAGVGISIVNPLTALDYADSGVVMRKFSVAVPFTVSLVRPQHRPASALVDHFCDHLQQQVATFNQRIAERLV, encoded by the coding sequence ATGGCAAAGATTAACTGGCGACATATCGAAATTTTTCATGCGGTGATGACCAGCGGCAACCTGACGCAGGCAGCTGCATTGCTGCATACTTCACAGCCGACGGTGAGCCGTGAGCTGGCGCGGCTGGAGCAGCAGCTGGGTCTGGAACTGTTTGAGCGAGTGCGTGGGCGTTTGCAGCCCACGGTGCAGGGTTTACGGCTGTATGAAGAAGTTCAGCGATCCTGGTACGGCTTAGACCGCATCATGGATGCTGCCGAAGGATTGCGCCAATTCCGTCAGGGTGAGCTGTCGATTGCCTGCTTGCCAGTATTTTCGCAATCGCTGTTACCTCCCCTGCTACAGCCTTTCCTGCAACGCTATCCGCAGGTCAGCCTGAACATCATTCCGCAGGAGTCGCCGCTGCTGGAAGAGTGGCTGTCGGCACAGCGCTACGATCTGGGTCTGACCGAAACCCAGCATGCCCCGGCAGGCACCGAGCGCGTACCGCTGCTGACCTGCGATGAAGTGTGCGTGCTGCCGCCACACCATCCGCTGTGCCAGCGTGAGGTGCTGACGCCGCAAGATTTTCAGGGGGAGAATTACGTCAGCTTGTCGCGCAGTGATAGCTATCGCCAGCTGTTGGATTCGCTGTTTCATGAACAAGAAGTGGAGCGCCGTCTGGTACTGGAAACACACAGTGCGGCATCGGTGTGCGCGATGGTGCGCGCCGGCGTGGGGATTTCGATTGTGAATCCGCTGACGGCGCTGGATTACGCCGACAGCGGTGTGGTGATGCGTAAATTCAGTGTCGCGGTGCCGTTCACCGTCAGTCTGGTGCGGCCACAGCATCGCCCGGCCTCAGCGCTGGTTGATCACTTCTGCGACCACCTGCAGCAGCAGGTGGCCACCTTTAACCAACGCATTGCTGAGCGTCTGGTTTAA
- the galR gene encoding HTH-type transcriptional regulator GalR produces MATIKDVARMAGVSVATVSRVINNSPKASESSRLAVTQAMEQLQYHPNANARALAQQSTETLGLVVGDVSDPFFGAMVKAVDEVAGATGNFLLIGNGYHVEQKERQAIEQLMRHRCDALVVHAKKIPDADLEVLMKQVPGMVLLNRLLKGFESRCIALDDRYGAWLATRHLIQQGHTQIAFICSTHPISDSEDRLQGYYDALKEHGLPSNDRLVAWGEPDEVGGEQAMTELLGRGKQFTAVACYNDSMAAGALAVLSDNGIRVPEEMSLIGFDDVLVSRYVRPRLTTVRYPIVTMAQQAAQLALALANGTEMPEVTNMFSPTLVRRHSVSGPG; encoded by the coding sequence ATGGCTACCATTAAGGATGTTGCCCGCATGGCCGGGGTATCGGTCGCGACCGTTTCCCGCGTCATCAATAATTCGCCCAAAGCCAGCGAGAGTTCACGCCTCGCCGTGACCCAGGCAATGGAGCAGTTGCAGTATCACCCGAACGCCAATGCACGCGCGCTGGCGCAGCAATCCACCGAAACCCTTGGTCTGGTGGTGGGTGATGTTTCCGACCCCTTTTTTGGCGCTATGGTGAAAGCTGTCGATGAAGTCGCAGGTGCCACCGGCAACTTCCTGCTGATTGGTAACGGTTACCATGTCGAGCAAAAAGAGCGTCAGGCGATTGAGCAACTGATGCGGCATCGCTGCGATGCGTTGGTGGTGCACGCCAAAAAAATTCCTGACGCCGATCTGGAAGTGCTGATGAAGCAGGTGCCGGGTATGGTGCTGCTGAATCGCCTGCTGAAAGGCTTTGAGTCGCGCTGTATCGCGCTGGATGACCGTTACGGTGCCTGGCTGGCGACACGCCATCTGATCCAACAAGGCCATACGCAAATCGCCTTTATCTGCTCGACCCACCCGATTTCTGACTCCGAAGACCGCCTGCAGGGCTATTACGATGCGCTAAAAGAGCACGGTTTACCGTCTAACGACCGCTTAGTGGCGTGGGGCGAGCCGGATGAAGTCGGGGGTGAACAAGCGATGACGGAATTGCTGGGGCGCGGTAAGCAGTTCACGGCGGTGGCCTGTTACAACGATTCAATGGCCGCCGGTGCGCTGGCAGTGCTGAGCGACAACGGTATTCGCGTGCCGGAAGAGATGTCACTGATTGGTTTTGATGATGTGCTGGTCTCACGCTATGTGCGTCCACGTTTAACTACGGTGCGTTACCCGATTGTCACCATGGCGCAGCAGGCGGCACAGCTGGCACTGGCGTTAGCCAACGGCACGGAAATGCCGGAAGTGACCAATATGTTTAGCCCGACGCTGGTAAGAAGGCATTCGGTGAGCGGGCCAGGTTGA
- a CDS encoding GNAT family N-acetyltransferase, with product MIKIVPLSEVQHHASHITDWLWQAFGEGTSREFYDSIVRSSLNGAEYPVTFVALDGDVPLGTVGFWRCDLISRQDLYPWIAALYVDEPARGNGLSEALQQHVLNYARERGHEKLWLWSTFGGYYERFGWQYQCDALEFPDVRVKVYSQDL from the coding sequence GTGATCAAGATTGTTCCACTCAGTGAAGTCCAACATCACGCCAGCCATATCACCGACTGGCTGTGGCAGGCGTTTGGCGAGGGAACATCCCGCGAATTTTACGACAGCATTGTGCGCAGCAGTCTGAACGGCGCCGAGTATCCGGTGACCTTTGTGGCGCTGGATGGCGATGTGCCGTTGGGCACGGTCGGGTTCTGGCGCTGTGATTTGATCAGCCGTCAGGATCTCTATCCGTGGATTGCCGCGTTGTATGTGGATGAACCTGCGCGCGGCAATGGCTTGAGCGAAGCGCTGCAGCAGCATGTGTTGAATTATGCCCGCGAGCGCGGGCATGAAAAGCTGTGGCTGTGGTCAACTTTCGGCGGCTACTATGAGCGCTTTGGCTGGCAGTATCAGTGTGACGCGCTGGAGTTCCCGGATGTGCGGGTGAAGGTTTATTCGCAGGATTTGTGA
- a CDS encoding molybdopterin-dependent oxidoreductase: MKTRVPHLAHWGAFTAVTENDRLIGCEPFFADADPSPMLNTIPELVYSDKRIRQPMVRRSWLKSRENSDRTLRGREDFVAVDWDTALDLVAEENRRVRERYGASGIFNGSYGWSSAGRVNHARTLIRRFYFQGGGGVDQQGNYSWGAAQFFLPYVIGTYMPLTGRVTDWPSVVEHADIFIAFGGLALKNAQVASGGAGQHSLKPALEQLTAKGTPIINISPMRDDCPAFVNAEWIPIRPNTDVALMLALGYEITRRNALDESFLASHCTGWPQLRDYLLGESDGIAKTPAWASAITGIPAARIALLAQQLIGKRSFITCSYSVQRAHRGEQPYWMMIALSSMLGQPGLPGGGFSFGHGSMNSVGNPRQEGPAPMMSTGPNPGNFSIPVARISDMLLNPGQPYNFQGETLHYPDIHLVHWAGGNPFHHHQQLNRLVEGWQRPDTVIVQDIVWTPAAQMADIVLPATTTLERNDIGGSSRDRFVFAMHQAVKPQHQARNDFDIFADIADRLGYRDVFTEGRNEMQWIEHLYQQCAVAHARKDIHFPEFGEFWERGFVEIPEGGKPYVFMDDFRANPTAHPIQTASGKIELFCQTIADYQLEDFAGHPEWREPQEWLGAPLSEDFPLHMISIQPSDRLHSQLDATATVQANKTAGRETLYMHPQDASARGIVDGDEIEVSNARGRMLAGVRLTDGLTPGVVIISTGAWFDPGFGRAWQPWDRAGNPNVLTLDIGTSSLTQGPNAMSCLVEIKKHLM; the protein is encoded by the coding sequence ATGAAAACACGCGTGCCACACCTGGCGCACTGGGGCGCATTTACTGCCGTCACGGAAAACGACCGCCTGATTGGCTGTGAACCCTTTTTTGCTGACGCCGATCCGTCGCCGATGCTCAACACCATCCCGGAACTGGTCTACTCGGATAAGCGTATCCGCCAGCCAATGGTACGTCGTTCATGGCTAAAGTCGCGTGAGAACAGCGATCGCACGCTGCGCGGTCGTGAAGATTTTGTCGCCGTGGATTGGGATACCGCACTGGATCTGGTGGCGGAAGAGAATCGCCGCGTGCGCGAGCGCTACGGCGCATCGGGTATTTTCAACGGCTCCTACGGCTGGTCATCGGCTGGACGCGTTAACCATGCGCGCACCCTGATCCGTCGTTTCTACTTCCAGGGCGGCGGCGGGGTGGATCAGCAGGGTAACTATAGCTGGGGCGCAGCGCAGTTCTTCCTACCCTATGTGATTGGCACCTATATGCCGCTCACCGGCCGCGTCACCGACTGGCCGAGCGTAGTGGAACATGCCGACATCTTTATCGCCTTCGGTGGCCTGGCGCTGAAAAATGCCCAGGTGGCATCGGGCGGGGCCGGACAGCACAGCCTGAAACCGGCACTGGAGCAGCTCACCGCCAAAGGCACACCGATTATCAACATCAGCCCGATGCGCGATGACTGCCCAGCCTTCGTCAATGCTGAGTGGATTCCGATTCGCCCGAATACCGATGTGGCGCTGATGCTGGCGCTCGGTTATGAGATTACGCGTCGCAATGCGCTCGACGAAAGCTTCCTTGCCAGCCACTGCACCGGCTGGCCACAGCTGCGTGACTATCTGTTAGGCGAAAGCGACGGTATCGCCAAAACGCCGGCGTGGGCGAGTGCCATTACCGGGATTCCGGCGGCGCGTATCGCGTTGCTGGCACAGCAGCTGATTGGCAAACGCAGCTTTATCACCTGTTCGTACTCGGTACAGCGTGCTCATCGCGGTGAGCAGCCGTACTGGATGATGATTGCACTCTCCTCGATGCTGGGTCAGCCAGGCTTGCCGGGCGGCGGTTTCTCCTTTGGTCACGGTTCGATGAACAGCGTCGGTAATCCGCGTCAGGAAGGGCCCGCGCCGATGATGAGCACCGGGCCAAATCCCGGCAACTTCTCGATTCCGGTTGCGCGCATCAGCGACATGCTGCTCAATCCCGGCCAGCCTTACAATTTCCAGGGCGAAACCCTGCACTATCCCGATATCCATCTGGTGCACTGGGCGGGTGGTAATCCGTTCCACCACCATCAGCAGCTCAATCGCTTAGTTGAAGGTTGGCAGCGCCCGGATACCGTGATCGTGCAGGATATCGTCTGGACCCCGGCGGCGCAGATGGCGGATATCGTGTTGCCTGCCACCACCACGCTGGAGCGCAACGACATCGGCGGATCTTCACGCGATCGCTTTGTGTTTGCGATGCATCAGGCGGTGAAACCGCAACATCAGGCGCGTAACGATTTCGATATCTTTGCAGATATCGCCGATCGCCTCGGCTACCGTGATGTGTTCACCGAAGGGCGCAACGAGATGCAATGGATTGAGCACCTGTATCAGCAGTGTGCAGTAGCGCACGCGCGCAAAGATATCCACTTCCCGGAGTTTGGTGAGTTCTGGGAACGTGGCTTTGTAGAGATCCCGGAAGGCGGCAAGCCGTATGTGTTTATGGATGATTTCCGCGCTAACCCCACCGCGCATCCTATCCAGACTGCCAGCGGCAAAATCGAGCTGTTCTGTCAGACCATCGCCGATTATCAACTGGAAGATTTTGCCGGACATCCCGAGTGGCGTGAGCCGCAGGAGTGGTTGGGCGCACCGCTGAGCGAGGATTTCCCGCTGCATATGATCTCGATTCAGCCCTCGGATCGGCTGCACAGCCAGCTGGACGCCACTGCCACGGTGCAGGCGAATAAAACTGCCGGACGTGAAACCCTGTATATGCATCCGCAGGACGCCAGTGCGCGTGGGATTGTGGATGGCGACGAAATCGAAGTCAGCAATGCGCGTGGCCGTATGCTGGCCGGTGTGCGTCTGACCGATGGCTTAACGCCAGGTGTGGTGATTATCTCCACCGGCGCCTGGTTTGATCCCGGATTCGGCCGTGCCTGGCAGCCGTGGGACCGTGCCGGTAACCCCAATGTGCTGACGCTGGATATTGGCACCTCGTCACTGACGCAAGGCCCTAACGCCATGAGTTGCCTGGTGGAAATCAAAAAACACCTGATGTGA
- a CDS encoding penicillin-binding transpeptidase domain-containing protein: MPRIKKLLGKDQIKAPFNPFRFRLICLGVFSCMVLLLIFVGDLQLIKHPMLEHEADQRSLRTVTLPTNRGTLLDRDGQALALSVPARDIIADPMRVLEANPDFTNAKWTYLASALNLRPEELREQITANPKKRFLYLGRKIELGIAKDIAELHLKGISSVYNDSRFYPMSEAAAPLIGIVGADSNGLNGLEKGFDHVLQGEPGKEVYRQDKEGNIVAMLDYEPPKQPPTVQLSIDKFDQFTLYSKLRDGVLLNKADSGAAVLIKIDTGEILAMASYPSFNPNNFDNATPAQMRNTAINDSYEPGSTVKPLVVMEGLERHLVRADSVIDTTPYSVNGHLIRDVGHWPRLTMTGILQKSSDIGVSHIALAMPAEALVNTYQAFGLGKPTGLGLTGESVGYFPLHRERWADIERATFAFGYGLRVTPLQIAREYATLGSYGVYRPLSITKVTPPVLGKQVADPQIVQTVVHMLESDVLPGGTGVKAAVPGYRLATKTGTAEKMGTSGKYDGGYVNYTAGIAPASHPEVALVVMVNHPTAGDHFGGSVAAPIFGSIMGPVLKHMNIAPDAIYSKPNSDKS; the protein is encoded by the coding sequence ATGCCCCGTATAAAAAAACTTCTGGGAAAAGACCAGATCAAAGCCCCATTTAACCCGTTTCGTTTTCGCCTGATTTGTCTGGGTGTCTTCAGCTGCATGGTGTTGCTGCTGATCTTCGTCGGCGACCTGCAGCTGATTAAGCATCCGATGCTGGAGCACGAGGCCGATCAGCGTTCACTGCGCACCGTCACCTTGCCCACCAACCGTGGCACCTTACTGGATCGTGATGGCCAGGCGCTGGCACTGAGCGTACCGGCGCGCGATATCATCGCCGACCCGATGCGCGTGCTGGAAGCCAATCCCGACTTCACCAACGCCAAATGGACATATCTTGCCTCGGCGCTGAACTTACGTCCGGAAGAGTTGCGTGAGCAGATCACCGCGAACCCGAAAAAACGCTTCCTCTATCTTGGCCGTAAAATCGAACTGGGCATCGCCAAAGACATCGCCGAACTGCACCTGAAGGGCATCAGCTCGGTATACAACGACAGCCGCTTCTATCCAATGAGTGAAGCCGCTGCGCCGTTGATTGGCATTGTCGGTGCAGACAGCAATGGCCTGAACGGTCTGGAGAAAGGTTTCGACCACGTGCTGCAAGGCGAGCCGGGCAAAGAGGTTTATCGTCAGGACAAAGAGGGCAACATCGTTGCCATGCTTGATTACGAGCCGCCGAAGCAGCCGCCAACGGTACAGCTGAGTATTGATAAGTTTGATCAGTTCACCCTCTACAGCAAGCTGCGCGATGGCGTGTTGCTGAATAAAGCGGATTCCGGTGCGGCAGTGCTGATCAAAATCGATACGGGCGAGATCCTGGCGATGGCTTCCTATCCTTCGTTCAACCCCAACAACTTCGATAACGCCACGCCAGCACAGATGCGCAACACGGCGATCAATGACAGCTACGAACCCGGCTCCACGGTGAAACCGCTGGTGGTGATGGAGGGGCTGGAGCGTCATCTGGTGCGTGCCGACTCGGTGATCGATACCACACCCTACAGCGTCAACGGCCACTTGATTCGTGACGTCGGCCACTGGCCACGCCTGACCATGACCGGTATTTTGCAGAAATCGAGTGATATCGGCGTCTCGCATATTGCGCTGGCGATGCCTGCTGAAGCGCTGGTGAACACCTACCAGGCGTTTGGCCTGGGTAAGCCGACGGGGCTCGGGTTAACCGGCGAGAGCGTGGGCTACTTCCCGCTGCACCGTGAACGCTGGGCGGATATTGAACGCGCCACCTTTGCCTTTGGCTACGGCCTGCGCGTCACACCGCTGCAAATCGCCCGTGAATACGCCACGCTCGGTTCTTACGGCGTATATCGTCCACTGTCGATTACCAAAGTCACACCGCCGGTGTTGGGCAAGCAGGTGGCCGATCCGCAAATCGTGCAAACCGTGGTGCACATGCTGGAGAGTGACGTATTGCCTGGCGGTACCGGCGTCAAAGCCGCAGTGCCGGGTTACCGCCTGGCGACCAAAACCGGTACCGCAGAGAAAATGGGCACCAGCGGGAAGTACGATGGCGGCTACGTCAACTACACCGCCGGTATTGCCCCTGCCAGCCATCCTGAGGTGGCGCTGGTGGTGATGGTCAACCATCCGACAGCGGGCGATCACTTTGGTGGTTCGGTAGCGGCGCCGATTTTCGGCAGCATTATGGGGCCGGTGCTGAAGCATATGAACATTGCGCCTGACGCCATCTACAGTAAACCGAATTCGGATAAATCTTAG
- the lysA gene encoding diaminopimelate decarboxylase: MPRPLNNTETALTADNLLPLAQRYAGPFWAYDAAIIQQRIVQLSAFDVVRFAQKACSNIHILRLMRAAGVKVDSVSLGEIERALAAGFQPGGEDIVFTADVFDQPTLARIAELKVPVNAGSVDMLHQLGAVSPGHKVWLRINPGFGHGHSQKTNTGGENSKHGIWHSDLPLALAAIQQHGLKLVGLHMHIGSGVDYGHLQQVCDAMVDQVIEFGQDLEAISAGGGLSIPYRFGEEAIDTQHYFGLWSGARDRIAAHLGHPVKLEIEPGRFLVAESGVLVSQVRAVKEMGSRHFVLVDAGFSDLMRPSMYGSYHHISVLPADGRALSDATVESVVAGPLCESGDVFTQLEGGKVETRALPATQVGDYLVFHDTGAYGASMSSNYNSRPLIPEVLFENGSPREIRRAQTIQELLALELM, translated from the coding sequence ATGCCACGTCCACTGAACAACACCGAAACGGCACTGACTGCCGACAATTTATTGCCGCTGGCGCAGCGCTATGCTGGGCCATTCTGGGCTTACGATGCCGCGATTATTCAGCAGCGTATTGTGCAGTTGAGCGCTTTTGACGTGGTACGTTTCGCGCAAAAAGCCTGCTCAAACATTCACATTCTGCGTCTGATGCGTGCCGCTGGCGTAAAAGTGGATTCCGTTTCACTGGGTGAAATTGAACGTGCCCTGGCCGCCGGTTTCCAACCGGGTGGCGAAGATATCGTCTTCACGGCTGACGTTTTTGATCAGCCAACGCTGGCGCGTATCGCGGAATTGAAAGTGCCGGTCAACGCCGGTTCCGTAGACATGTTGCATCAGCTTGGGGCTGTATCACCAGGCCATAAAGTCTGGCTGCGCATCAACCCGGGATTTGGTCATGGTCACAGCCAGAAAACCAACACTGGCGGCGAGAACAGCAAGCACGGCATCTGGCACAGTGATCTGCCGCTGGCGCTGGCGGCGATTCAGCAGCACGGCCTGAAACTGGTGGGCCTGCATATGCACATCGGTTCCGGTGTCGATTATGGCCACCTGCAGCAGGTGTGTGACGCGATGGTCGATCAGGTCATCGAATTTGGTCAGGATCTGGAAGCCATTTCAGCGGGTGGTGGTTTGTCGATTCCATACCGTTTCGGCGAAGAAGCCATTGATACCCAGCACTATTTCGGCTTGTGGAGTGGTGCGCGTGACCGCATAGCGGCGCATCTCGGTCATCCGGTGAAACTGGAAATTGAACCGGGCCGTTTCCTGGTGGCAGAGTCTGGCGTACTGGTGTCTCAGGTGCGTGCGGTTAAGGAGATGGGCAGCCGTCACTTTGTGCTGGTGGATGCCGGTTTCAGCGATCTGATGCGCCCATCCATGTACGGCAGCTATCACCATATTTCCGTGCTGCCAGCCGATGGTCGCGCGCTGAGTGACGCAACCGTTGAGAGCGTGGTGGCCGGTCCGCTGTGCGAGTCGGGCGATGTGTTCACCCAACTGGAAGGCGGTAAAGTCGAAACCCGTGCGTTGCCAGCCACGCAGGTCGGCGATTATCTGGTGTTCCACGATACCGGCGCGTACGGCGCATCGATGTCGTCCAACTACAACAGCCGTCCGCTGATTCCGGAAGTGCTGTTCGAGAACGGCAGCCCGCGTGAGATTCGTCGTGCGCAGACCATTCAGGAGCTGTTGGCGCTGGAGCTGATGTGA
- a CDS encoding efflux RND transporter periplasmic adaptor subunit — protein sequence MRLKLLSASVVFLLAACDQGGAKPAASATPQVGVIALKSEPVTLVTQLPGRTTAVRTAQVRPQISGVIQKILFTEGGEVKAGQPLYQIDPATYKAAYDKAMATWQNDAMVAKRYQPLASAHAISQQTYDDAVAAEREAQADVETAKVNLDYTLVKAPISGHISRSLYTAGALVTNGQTDYLATITQLDPIYVDVSESSTDLLRLRRALADGKIAKVDDNTAAVGLSLEDNSQYGQQGKLAFSEVNVDTATGTVVLRAVFPNPHNELLPGMYVHASFPQGIQQQGILVPQESIMHDTKGQPYVYVVKGDNTIEQRSIHTGEMINGEWLVTSGLSEGEKVVVNNLQSVRAGAKVTTTAASTNDTPSANAVSLSMTDAAAQ from the coding sequence ATGCGCCTGAAACTTCTTTCTGCCAGCGTGGTGTTTTTACTGGCAGCCTGTGACCAGGGCGGAGCAAAGCCCGCTGCATCCGCGACACCCCAGGTGGGTGTCATCGCCCTAAAATCTGAGCCCGTCACGCTGGTGACACAACTGCCTGGCCGCACCACGGCGGTCCGCACCGCGCAGGTGCGCCCACAGATCAGCGGCGTGATCCAGAAAATCCTGTTTACCGAAGGCGGAGAAGTGAAAGCGGGCCAGCCGCTCTATCAGATCGATCCGGCGACCTATAAAGCCGCTTACGACAAAGCTATGGCGACCTGGCAAAACGATGCCATGGTGGCAAAACGCTATCAGCCGCTGGCTTCTGCCCATGCCATCAGCCAGCAGACTTACGACGATGCCGTCGCGGCCGAGCGTGAAGCACAAGCCGATGTGGAAACCGCTAAGGTCAATCTTGATTACACACTGGTGAAAGCGCCGATCTCGGGTCATATCAGCCGTTCGCTCTATACCGCCGGTGCCCTGGTGACTAACGGCCAGACCGACTATCTCGCCACCATCACTCAACTTGATCCGATCTATGTCGATGTCAGTGAGTCATCCACCGACTTGCTGCGTCTGCGTCGTGCCTTAGCCGACGGCAAAATTGCCAAAGTGGATGACAACACCGCTGCGGTTGGCCTCTCTCTGGAAGACAACAGTCAGTACGGGCAGCAAGGCAAACTGGCGTTCTCGGAAGTGAACGTCGATACCGCCACCGGCACCGTGGTGCTGCGCGCCGTATTCCCGAATCCACATAACGAGCTACTCCCGGGCATGTATGTGCACGCCAGCTTCCCGCAGGGTATTCAGCAGCAGGGGATTCTGGTGCCGCAGGAGTCGATCATGCATGACACCAAAGGCCAGCCGTATGTCTACGTGGTGAAAGGCGACAACACCATTGAGCAGCGCAGTATTCACACCGGCGAGATGATCAACGGTGAATGGCTGGTGACGTCTGGGCTGAGTGAAGGTGAAAAGGTCGTGGTGAACAATCTGCAAAGCGTGCGTGCTGGGGCGAAAGTCACTACCACTGCCGCCAGCACCAATGACACGCCATCCGCCAATGCCGTGAGTCTGTCGATGACCGACGCAGCGGCGCAATAA